A region of Vigna radiata var. radiata cultivar VC1973A chromosome 6, Vradiata_ver6, whole genome shotgun sequence DNA encodes the following proteins:
- the LOC106764611 gene encoding uncharacterized protein LOC106764611 isoform X1, whose amino-acid sequence MGAISAPLVVVLLFCCLVSVSQAEYLKYKDPTQSLNVRIKDLLQRMTLEEKIGQMVQIERSIATPEVMKKYFIGSVLSGGGSVPKINASAETWIEMVNGIQNGSLSTRLGIPMIYGIDAVHGHNNVYKATIFPHNVGLGVTRDPVLIKKIGDATALEVRATGIQYVFAPCIAVCRDPRWGRCYESYSEDPKIVEAMTEIITGLQGDISGNSRKGIPYVAGKNKVAACAKHYVGDGGTSRGINENNTLINYRGLLNIHMPAYHDSIVKGVSTVMVSYSSWNGKKMHANHFLVTDYLKNKLKFRGFVISDWLGIDKITSPPHSNYSYSIQAGVGAGIDMIMVPFNFTEFIDVLHYQVKNDIIPESRIDDAVERILRVKFVMGLFENPLADLSLVNQLGSEEHRQLAREAVRKSLVLLKNGKSAEKPLLPLPKKAANILVAGSHADNLGYQCGGWTITWQGAGGNNLTVGTTIFDAVKQTIDPATNVFYKESPDPTFVKSNNFSYAIVIVGEPPYAETFGDSLNLTIPEPGPSTITNVCESIQCVVVLITGRPVVIQPYLSKIDALVAAWLPGTEGQGVADLLFGDYGFTGKLARTWFKTVNQLPMNVGDKNYDPLFPFGFGLTTNPT is encoded by the exons ATGGGGGCAATTTCAGCACCCCTTGTGGTTGTTCTGTTATTTTGCTGCCTAGTTTCTGTCTCACAAGCGGAATACTTGAAGTACAAAGACCCAACACAGTCACTGAATGTTAGAATCAAGGACTTACTGCAGCGGATGACCCTGGAGGAGAAGATAGGTCAAATGGTGCAGATTGAACGAAGTATTGCCACTCCTGAAGTGATGAAGAAGTACTTCATTG GGAGTGTGCTGAGTGGGGGAGGCAGTGTTCCAAAAATAAATGCATCTGCTGAGACTTGGATCGAAATGGTGAATGGGATTCAGAATGGATCTTTGTCTACACGCCTTGGGATTCCTATGATTTATGGCATAGATGCAGTTCATGGCCACAATAATGTCTACAAGGCCACCATCTTTCCTCACAATGTTGGGCTAGGAGTTACAAG GGATCCGGTGCTGATAAAGAAGATTGGAGATGCAACTGCCCTTGAAGTTAGAGCTACTGGAATTCAGTATGTTTTTGCTCCATGCATTGCG GTGTGCAGAGATCCTAGATGGGGGCGTTGCTATGAAAGTTACAGTGAGGACCCTAAGATTGTTGAAGCAATGACTGAAATTATTACTGGTTTGCAAGGAGACATCAGTGGAAATTCCAGAAAGGGGATTCCCTATGTTGCTGGAAA GAACAAGGTTGCGGCTTGTGCTAAGCATTATGTAGGAGATGGTGGCACATCCAGGGGTATTAATGAGAATAatactttgattaattatagAGGATTGCTTAACATTCACATGCCTGCATATCATGACTCCATTGTCAAGGGGGTTTCAACAGTAATGGTCTCCTACTCTAGCTGGAATGGGAAGAAGATGCATGCTAATCATTTTCTTGTCACTGATTACCTCAAGAACAAACTGAAGTTCAGG GGTTTTGTCATATCAGATTGGCTAGGCATTGACAAGATTACTTCTCCTCCTCATTCTAACTATTCATACTCTATTCAAGCTGGTGTTGGTGCTGGAATCGATATG ATCATGGTTCCTTTTAATTTCACCGAATTCATTGATGTGCTGCATTATCAAGTAAAGAACGATATTATCCCTGAAAGTAGAATTGACGATGCTGTGGAAAGAATCTTAAGAGTAAAATTTGTCATGGGCTTGTTTGAGAATCCTCTTGCTGATCTAAGCCTGGTGAATCAACTTGGTAGTGAG GAGCATAGACAGTTAGCAAGGGAAGCTGTAAGGAAATCTCTTGTGTTGCTAAAGAATGGTAAATCTGCTGAGAAACCTCTACTTCCCCTTCCCAAGAAAGCTGCAAATATACTGGTGGCAGGAAGTCATGCTGACAATTTGGGTTACCAATGTGGAGGTTGGACAATTACCTGGCAGGGAGCTGGTGGCAACAATCTCACTGTTG GTACAACAATTTTTGATGCTGTAAAACAAACAATTGATCCTGCTACTAATGTTTTCTACAAGGAAAGTCCTGACCCCACCTTTGTCAAGTCCAACAACTTTTCTTATGCCATAGTCATTGTAGGGGAACCCCCTTATGCAGAAACATTTGGTGATAGTTTGAATCTAACTATACCTGAGCCAGGTCCAAGCACCATTACCAATGTATGTGAATCTATCCAATGCGTGGTAGTTCTCATCACTGGTCGTCCAGTAGTGATTCAGCCTTATCTATCAAAAATAGACGCTCTTGTGGCTGCATGGCTTCCAGGAACTGAAGGCCAAGGTGTCGCCGACCTTCTATTTGGTGATTATGGATTCACCGGCAAGCTTGCAAGAACATGGTTCAAGACAGTTAACCAACTTCCAATGAATGTTGGTGATAAAAATTATGATCCTCTATTTCCATTTGGATTTGGGTTAACTACTAACCCCACCTAG
- the LOC106764611 gene encoding uncharacterized protein LOC106764611 isoform X2: protein MVNGIQNGSLSTRLGIPMIYGIDAVHGHNNVYKATIFPHNVGLGVTRDPVLIKKIGDATALEVRATGIQYVFAPCIAVCRDPRWGRCYESYSEDPKIVEAMTEIITGLQGDISGNSRKGIPYVAGKNKVAACAKHYVGDGGTSRGINENNTLINYRGLLNIHMPAYHDSIVKGVSTVMVSYSSWNGKKMHANHFLVTDYLKNKLKFRGFVISDWLGIDKITSPPHSNYSYSIQAGVGAGIDMIMVPFNFTEFIDVLHYQVKNDIIPESRIDDAVERILRVKFVMGLFENPLADLSLVNQLGSEEHRQLAREAVRKSLVLLKNGKSAEKPLLPLPKKAANILVAGSHADNLGYQCGGWTITWQGAGGNNLTVGTTIFDAVKQTIDPATNVFYKESPDPTFVKSNNFSYAIVIVGEPPYAETFGDSLNLTIPEPGPSTITNVCESIQCVVVLITGRPVVIQPYLSKIDALVAAWLPGTEGQGVADLLFGDYGFTGKLARTWFKTVNQLPMNVGDKNYDPLFPFGFGLTTNPT from the exons ATGGTGAATGGGATTCAGAATGGATCTTTGTCTACACGCCTTGGGATTCCTATGATTTATGGCATAGATGCAGTTCATGGCCACAATAATGTCTACAAGGCCACCATCTTTCCTCACAATGTTGGGCTAGGAGTTACAAG GGATCCGGTGCTGATAAAGAAGATTGGAGATGCAACTGCCCTTGAAGTTAGAGCTACTGGAATTCAGTATGTTTTTGCTCCATGCATTGCG GTGTGCAGAGATCCTAGATGGGGGCGTTGCTATGAAAGTTACAGTGAGGACCCTAAGATTGTTGAAGCAATGACTGAAATTATTACTGGTTTGCAAGGAGACATCAGTGGAAATTCCAGAAAGGGGATTCCCTATGTTGCTGGAAA GAACAAGGTTGCGGCTTGTGCTAAGCATTATGTAGGAGATGGTGGCACATCCAGGGGTATTAATGAGAATAatactttgattaattatagAGGATTGCTTAACATTCACATGCCTGCATATCATGACTCCATTGTCAAGGGGGTTTCAACAGTAATGGTCTCCTACTCTAGCTGGAATGGGAAGAAGATGCATGCTAATCATTTTCTTGTCACTGATTACCTCAAGAACAAACTGAAGTTCAGG GGTTTTGTCATATCAGATTGGCTAGGCATTGACAAGATTACTTCTCCTCCTCATTCTAACTATTCATACTCTATTCAAGCTGGTGTTGGTGCTGGAATCGATATG ATCATGGTTCCTTTTAATTTCACCGAATTCATTGATGTGCTGCATTATCAAGTAAAGAACGATATTATCCCTGAAAGTAGAATTGACGATGCTGTGGAAAGAATCTTAAGAGTAAAATTTGTCATGGGCTTGTTTGAGAATCCTCTTGCTGATCTAAGCCTGGTGAATCAACTTGGTAGTGAG GAGCATAGACAGTTAGCAAGGGAAGCTGTAAGGAAATCTCTTGTGTTGCTAAAGAATGGTAAATCTGCTGAGAAACCTCTACTTCCCCTTCCCAAGAAAGCTGCAAATATACTGGTGGCAGGAAGTCATGCTGACAATTTGGGTTACCAATGTGGAGGTTGGACAATTACCTGGCAGGGAGCTGGTGGCAACAATCTCACTGTTG GTACAACAATTTTTGATGCTGTAAAACAAACAATTGATCCTGCTACTAATGTTTTCTACAAGGAAAGTCCTGACCCCACCTTTGTCAAGTCCAACAACTTTTCTTATGCCATAGTCATTGTAGGGGAACCCCCTTATGCAGAAACATTTGGTGATAGTTTGAATCTAACTATACCTGAGCCAGGTCCAAGCACCATTACCAATGTATGTGAATCTATCCAATGCGTGGTAGTTCTCATCACTGGTCGTCCAGTAGTGATTCAGCCTTATCTATCAAAAATAGACGCTCTTGTGGCTGCATGGCTTCCAGGAACTGAAGGCCAAGGTGTCGCCGACCTTCTATTTGGTGATTATGGATTCACCGGCAAGCTTGCAAGAACATGGTTCAAGACAGTTAACCAACTTCCAATGAATGTTGGTGATAAAAATTATGATCCTCTATTTCCATTTGGATTTGGGTTAACTACTAACCCCACCTAG
- the LOC106765158 gene encoding serine/threonine-protein kinase TOUSLED isoform X1, with product MSDDMLIHFSSNSSNQSDHSLPTKIAKLEARMVGKGSSTSSQQPGWSSVSVPSAGKFVRAVENSAEASTSSDSDDDNGGAFLIQANTSKRQKLQEDGNTSVFESVEVVTDGRQSSLDAVETKMHIETNRKKHGRGRGSSGSGRGRGSRVNDQTKTLISSPTALASNGQIDNVYHKGGKPSDQFHSDNCVSLEDEVASLQAKVVALEEELRKSKQEAVDYQNLTQQLEKEMKEMTDHEQQMKPKRMKVISDLLISVSKAERQEARLKVRQDSLRLGNVGVIRAGTVISETWEDGQALKDLNAQLKQLVETKEAIERQRKLFKKKQSDKGDGTDAEAGLPEDILIHDEIYKCRLASLKREEEIVLRERDRYEIEKGRLIREMKRIRDEDGSRFNNFQILNHRYALLNLLGKGGFSEVYKAFDLVDHRYVACKLHGLNAQWSEEKKQSYIRHAIREYNIHKTLVHRHIVRLWDIFEIDQNTFCTVLEYCSGKDLDAVLKATPILSEREAKVIIVQIFQGLIYMNKRTQKIIHYDLKPGNVLFDELGVAKVTDFGLSKIVEDDVGSQGMELTSQGAGTYWYLPPECFELSKTPLISSKVDVWSAGILYYQMLFGRRPFGHHQTQERILREDTIIKARKVDFPSKPTISNEAKDFIRRCLTYNQAERPDVLTIAQDPYLTFSKK from the exons ATGTCAGATGACATGCTCATTCATTTCTCGTCCAACTCTTCAAACCAATCCGATCATTCTCTGCCTACAAAGATTGCAAAGTTGGAAGCTCGAATGGTTGGTAAGGGTTCCTCAACCTCTTCTCAGCAACCAGGTTGGTCCTCTGTGTCTGTTCCTTCGGCTGGGAAATTTGTTCGAGCTGTTGAAAATTCGGCTGAAGCATCCACTTCAAGTGATTCTGATGATGAT AATGGTGGGGCATTCTTGATACAAGCCAACACATCGAAGCGACAAAAACTTCAAGAAGATGGCAACACTAGTGTTTTTGAAAGTGTTGAG GTTGTTACTGATGGAAGGCAAAGTAGTTTGGATGCCGTGGAGACAAAAATGCACATTGAAACGAATAGAAAGAAACATGGTCGTGGAAGAGGGAGTTCTGGTTCGGGTAGAGGCCGGGGTTCCAGAGTTAATGATCAGACCAAAACACTAATTTCTTCTCCAACTGCTTTGGCTTCAAATGGTCAGATCGACAATGTATACCATAAA GGTGGCAAACCCAGTGATCAGTTTCATAGTGATAATTGTGTTTCATTAGAG GACGAGGTTGCATCTTTGCAAGCTAAAGTTGTTGCTTTGGAGGAGGAATTGCGGAAATCAAAGCAAGAAGCAGTTGATTATCAGAATCTTACTCAGCAACTAGAAAAG GAAATGAAGGAGATGACTGATCATGAACAACAAATGAAGCCTAAG AGGATGAAAGTAATATCTGACTTACTGATATCCGTTTCAAAAGCCGAAAGACAAGAAGCAAGACTGAAAGTACGACAAGACTCATTGAGACTTGGAAATGTTGGTGTAATCAG GGCTGGAACTGTTATATCTGAGACCTGGGAAGATGGTCAAGCTTTAAAGGATCTGAATGCCCAGCTT AAACAACTAGTAGAAACCAAGGAGGCAATAGAACGACAGCGCaaattgtttaagaaaaagCAATCTG ATAAGGGTGATGGGACAGATGCAGAGGCTGGATTGCCAGAAGATATTCTAATTCACGATGAAATTTACAAGTGTCGATTAGCTAGCCTTAAAAGA GAAGAGGAGATTGTTCTACGAGAGAGGGATCGGTATGAAATAGAGAAGGGGAGGTTAATTCGTGAGATGAAACGCATACGGGATGAAGATGGTTCACGGTTTAACAACTTTCAGATTCTAAATCATCGTTATGCCCTTCTTAACCTTCTTGGGAAGGGAGGATTCAGTGAGGTGTACAAG GCTTTCGATTTGGTGGACCATAGATATGTTGCTTGCAAACTTCATGGTTTAAATGCTCAATGGAGTGAAGAGAAGAAGCAGAGCTACATACGACATGCAATTCGGGAGTATAATATTCACAAGACTCTTGTACATCGTCACATTGTTCGTTTATGGGACATCTTTGAGATTGATCAGAACACGTTCTGCACCGTTCTAGAGTATTGTAGTG GGAAGGATCTTGATGCTGTTCTTAAAGCAACGCCTATATTATCTGAGAGGGAGGCTAAGGTCATCATAGTTCAGATTTTTCAAGGTCTTATTTACATGAATAAAAGAACACAGAAAATTATCCATTATGATTTGAAGCCTGGAAATGTTCTGTTTGATGAACTTGGTGTTGCCAAAGTGACTGATTTTGGTCTTAGTAAGATAGTGGAGGATGATGTTGGATCCCAAGGTATGGAACTTACATCTCAGGGAGCTGGAACATATTG GTATTTGCCTCCTGAATGCTTTGAGCTCAGCAAGACACCTCTTATATCATCAAAG GTTGATGTCTGGTCTGCTGGTATTTTGTATTATCAAATGCTCTTCGGCCGACGACCTTTCGGGCATCACCAAACCCAAGAGAGAATACTTCGTGAGGACACAATTATTAAGGCTCGGAAGGTTGACTTTCCTTCTAAACCTACCATTTCTAACGAGGCAAAG GATTTTATCCGAAGATGTCTAACATATAACCAGGCTGAGAGACCAGATGTGTTAACCATTGCTCAAGACCCATATCTCACTTTCTCAAAGAAGTAA
- the LOC106765158 gene encoding serine/threonine-protein kinase TOUSLED isoform X2 has product MSDDMLIHFSSNSSNQSDHSLPTKIAKLEARMVGKGSSTSSQQPGWSSVSVPSAGKFVRAVENSAEASTSSDSDDDNGGAFLIQANTSKRQKLQEDGNTSVFESVEVVTDGRQSSLDAVETKMHIETNRKKHGRGRGSSGSGRGRGSRVNDQTKTLISSPTALASNGQIDNVYHKDEVASLQAKVVALEEELRKSKQEAVDYQNLTQQLEKEMKEMTDHEQQMKPKRMKVISDLLISVSKAERQEARLKVRQDSLRLGNVGVIRAGTVISETWEDGQALKDLNAQLKQLVETKEAIERQRKLFKKKQSDKGDGTDAEAGLPEDILIHDEIYKCRLASLKREEEIVLRERDRYEIEKGRLIREMKRIRDEDGSRFNNFQILNHRYALLNLLGKGGFSEVYKAFDLVDHRYVACKLHGLNAQWSEEKKQSYIRHAIREYNIHKTLVHRHIVRLWDIFEIDQNTFCTVLEYCSGKDLDAVLKATPILSEREAKVIIVQIFQGLIYMNKRTQKIIHYDLKPGNVLFDELGVAKVTDFGLSKIVEDDVGSQGMELTSQGAGTYWYLPPECFELSKTPLISSKVDVWSAGILYYQMLFGRRPFGHHQTQERILREDTIIKARKVDFPSKPTISNEAKDFIRRCLTYNQAERPDVLTIAQDPYLTFSKK; this is encoded by the exons ATGTCAGATGACATGCTCATTCATTTCTCGTCCAACTCTTCAAACCAATCCGATCATTCTCTGCCTACAAAGATTGCAAAGTTGGAAGCTCGAATGGTTGGTAAGGGTTCCTCAACCTCTTCTCAGCAACCAGGTTGGTCCTCTGTGTCTGTTCCTTCGGCTGGGAAATTTGTTCGAGCTGTTGAAAATTCGGCTGAAGCATCCACTTCAAGTGATTCTGATGATGAT AATGGTGGGGCATTCTTGATACAAGCCAACACATCGAAGCGACAAAAACTTCAAGAAGATGGCAACACTAGTGTTTTTGAAAGTGTTGAG GTTGTTACTGATGGAAGGCAAAGTAGTTTGGATGCCGTGGAGACAAAAATGCACATTGAAACGAATAGAAAGAAACATGGTCGTGGAAGAGGGAGTTCTGGTTCGGGTAGAGGCCGGGGTTCCAGAGTTAATGATCAGACCAAAACACTAATTTCTTCTCCAACTGCTTTGGCTTCAAATGGTCAGATCGACAATGTATACCATAAA GACGAGGTTGCATCTTTGCAAGCTAAAGTTGTTGCTTTGGAGGAGGAATTGCGGAAATCAAAGCAAGAAGCAGTTGATTATCAGAATCTTACTCAGCAACTAGAAAAG GAAATGAAGGAGATGACTGATCATGAACAACAAATGAAGCCTAAG AGGATGAAAGTAATATCTGACTTACTGATATCCGTTTCAAAAGCCGAAAGACAAGAAGCAAGACTGAAAGTACGACAAGACTCATTGAGACTTGGAAATGTTGGTGTAATCAG GGCTGGAACTGTTATATCTGAGACCTGGGAAGATGGTCAAGCTTTAAAGGATCTGAATGCCCAGCTT AAACAACTAGTAGAAACCAAGGAGGCAATAGAACGACAGCGCaaattgtttaagaaaaagCAATCTG ATAAGGGTGATGGGACAGATGCAGAGGCTGGATTGCCAGAAGATATTCTAATTCACGATGAAATTTACAAGTGTCGATTAGCTAGCCTTAAAAGA GAAGAGGAGATTGTTCTACGAGAGAGGGATCGGTATGAAATAGAGAAGGGGAGGTTAATTCGTGAGATGAAACGCATACGGGATGAAGATGGTTCACGGTTTAACAACTTTCAGATTCTAAATCATCGTTATGCCCTTCTTAACCTTCTTGGGAAGGGAGGATTCAGTGAGGTGTACAAG GCTTTCGATTTGGTGGACCATAGATATGTTGCTTGCAAACTTCATGGTTTAAATGCTCAATGGAGTGAAGAGAAGAAGCAGAGCTACATACGACATGCAATTCGGGAGTATAATATTCACAAGACTCTTGTACATCGTCACATTGTTCGTTTATGGGACATCTTTGAGATTGATCAGAACACGTTCTGCACCGTTCTAGAGTATTGTAGTG GGAAGGATCTTGATGCTGTTCTTAAAGCAACGCCTATATTATCTGAGAGGGAGGCTAAGGTCATCATAGTTCAGATTTTTCAAGGTCTTATTTACATGAATAAAAGAACACAGAAAATTATCCATTATGATTTGAAGCCTGGAAATGTTCTGTTTGATGAACTTGGTGTTGCCAAAGTGACTGATTTTGGTCTTAGTAAGATAGTGGAGGATGATGTTGGATCCCAAGGTATGGAACTTACATCTCAGGGAGCTGGAACATATTG GTATTTGCCTCCTGAATGCTTTGAGCTCAGCAAGACACCTCTTATATCATCAAAG GTTGATGTCTGGTCTGCTGGTATTTTGTATTATCAAATGCTCTTCGGCCGACGACCTTTCGGGCATCACCAAACCCAAGAGAGAATACTTCGTGAGGACACAATTATTAAGGCTCGGAAGGTTGACTTTCCTTCTAAACCTACCATTTCTAACGAGGCAAAG GATTTTATCCGAAGATGTCTAACATATAACCAGGCTGAGAGACCAGATGTGTTAACCATTGCTCAAGACCCATATCTCACTTTCTCAAAGAAGTAA